In one Massilia endophytica genomic region, the following are encoded:
- a CDS encoding outer membrane lipoprotein: protein MKTTPALAAIMVAVAALSGCASSTYPTDTNYSTRADSSTYGVIDNIQVVRVDPATSGAGAVAGGLVGALVGNQVGSGSGRAAATAAGAIGGAVAGNAIERNRNMPHDMYQISVRLDNGDYRTINQDNVYDLNVGTRVRVVDGRVYRY, encoded by the coding sequence ATGAAGACCACCCCAGCACTGGCAGCCATCATGGTTGCCGTCGCAGCACTCAGCGGCTGCGCCAGCAGCACTTACCCAACCGACACCAACTATTCCACCCGGGCCGATTCGTCCACCTACGGGGTGATCGACAATATCCAGGTGGTGCGGGTCGACCCGGCTACCAGCGGCGCCGGCGCCGTGGCAGGCGGCCTGGTGGGCGCCCTCGTTGGTAACCAGGTCGGCTCGGGCAGCGGCCGCGCGGCCGCCACCGCGGCCGGCGCCATTGGCGGCGCCGTGGCCGGCAATGCCATCGAGCGCAACCGCAACATGCCGCACGACATGTACCAGATCTCGGTACGCCTGGACAACGGCGACTACCGCACCATCAACCAGGACAATGTCTACGACCTGAACGTGGGCACCCGCGTGCGCGTGGTCGATGGCCGCGTGTATCGCTACTGA
- a CDS encoding AI-2E family transporter — protein sequence MDQPPRHVPLAEPDDALEAGAGAPAEILGGAQLRLPLHVNARGLALGIIATVAFLYAVQWAKNFLVPLLLGILIAYTLNPLVVWLERLRIPRAAGSTLVTGAILLGSAMMMDRVHGEFQNIVEELPTISHKVSKLLATTTSSSTSTIQRIQAVANEIEQATAGAQAKRQARRAAPPAADTGGSIKVIDWIWAGSRGLVGFLSQATMVIFLVFFLLLSGDTFKRKLVKLTGPSLSKKKITVHILEDINSSIQAYMFMLLVTNVLLALLMWIALRSIGLENAGAWAIVAGLLHIMPYFGPLLITSATGLVAYLQFESIEMVLLVTGASLAIATLVGTFVTTLMTGRIARMNAAAVFVSLLFWGWLWGVWGLLLGVPVIVIVKVVAERVEGMEVVAELLGE from the coding sequence ATGGACCAGCCGCCTCGCCACGTCCCCCTTGCCGAACCGGATGACGCCCTGGAGGCCGGCGCCGGCGCACCGGCGGAGATCCTGGGCGGCGCCCAGCTGCGCCTGCCGCTGCACGTCAACGCGCGCGGGCTCGCGCTGGGCATCATCGCCACCGTGGCCTTCCTGTACGCGGTCCAGTGGGCCAAGAATTTCCTCGTGCCCCTGCTGCTGGGCATTCTCATCGCCTATACCCTCAATCCCCTCGTCGTCTGGCTGGAGCGCCTGCGCATTCCGCGCGCTGCAGGCTCGACCCTCGTCACGGGCGCCATCCTCCTGGGCTCGGCCATGATGATGGACAGGGTGCACGGCGAATTCCAGAACATCGTCGAAGAGCTGCCCACCATCAGCCACAAGGTTTCCAAGCTGCTGGCCACGACCACCAGCAGCAGCACCAGCACCATCCAGCGCATCCAGGCCGTGGCCAACGAGATCGAGCAGGCGACCGCCGGGGCGCAGGCGAAGCGCCAGGCCAGGCGCGCGGCGCCCCCGGCGGCCGACACGGGCGGCAGCATCAAGGTCATCGACTGGATCTGGGCCGGTTCGCGCGGGCTGGTGGGCTTCCTGAGCCAGGCCACCATGGTCATCTTCCTCGTCTTCTTCCTGCTGCTCTCGGGCGACACCTTCAAGCGCAAGCTGGTGAAGCTGACCGGGCCTTCGCTGTCGAAGAAGAAGATCACCGTGCACATCCTGGAGGACATCAACAGCTCCATCCAGGCCTATATGTTCATGCTGCTGGTGACCAATGTTCTGCTGGCGCTGCTGATGTGGATCGCCCTGCGCAGCATCGGCCTGGAGAATGCGGGCGCCTGGGCCATCGTGGCCGGGCTGCTGCACATCATGCCTTACTTCGGGCCGCTCCTGATCACCAGCGCCACGGGCCTGGTGGCCTACCTGCAGTTCGAGTCCATCGAGATGGTGCTGCTGGTAACGGGCGCCTCGCTGGCCATCGCCACCCTGGTGGGCACCTTCGTCACCACCCTCATGACGGGGCGCATCGCCCGCATGAACGCGGCGGCCGTGTTCGTGAGCCTGCTGTTCTGGGGCTGGCTGTGGGGCGTGTGGGGGCTGCTGCTCGGCGTGCCCGTGATCGTGATCGTCAAGGTGGTGGCCGAGCGGGTCGAGGGCATGGAAGTGGTCGCCGAACTCCTCGGCGAATAG
- a CDS encoding patatin-like phospholipase family protein: MTRTLNRLNPAGLRVVLVLQGGGALGAYQAGVYHALHEHGLAPDWIVGTSIGAINGALLAGNRPADRLQRIKAFWDRVSQHNGIDMTHLSEQQRRHNVGLSTWDALLRGIPGFFRPRAFHPFAMGLPVEPEQASFYSTEELAATLKELVDFDYLNGPEGMRLTVNALRVKCGSLRSFDSQDGKLCADHIRASGALPPGFPPVRIDGDLYWDGGLYSNTPLETVLADRSNADTLCFMVDLWAAEGPEPTTLEEVQTRQKDVTFASRSRRHLADYVATREMQQKLRDLYAELPDRNRSAQAARELDAMGCGSTLHVVRLPYAGHDWHMPMKDINFSKGSIEWRWDQGYRDATRAIEAAGWLAAVTEDTPLVVHELPPLQQRSGKAA; the protein is encoded by the coding sequence ATGACGAGGACCCTGAACCGCCTGAATCCCGCCGGCTTGCGCGTCGTGCTCGTGCTGCAGGGCGGCGGCGCCCTGGGCGCCTACCAGGCGGGCGTCTACCACGCCCTGCATGAGCATGGCTTGGCGCCGGACTGGATCGTCGGCACCTCGATCGGCGCCATCAATGGCGCGCTGCTGGCGGGCAACCGCCCGGCCGACCGGCTGCAGCGCATCAAGGCCTTCTGGGACCGCGTGTCCCAGCATAACGGCATCGACATGACCCACCTGAGCGAGCAGCAGCGGCGCCACAATGTGGGACTGTCCACCTGGGATGCGCTGCTGCGCGGCATTCCTGGCTTCTTCCGCCCCCGTGCCTTCCATCCCTTCGCCATGGGCCTGCCGGTGGAGCCGGAGCAGGCGAGTTTCTATTCGACCGAGGAGCTGGCGGCCACGCTCAAGGAACTGGTGGATTTCGACTACCTGAACGGCCCGGAAGGCATGCGGCTGACCGTCAATGCCCTGCGCGTGAAATGCGGCAGCCTGCGCAGCTTCGACAGCCAGGACGGCAAGCTGTGCGCCGACCATATCCGCGCCAGCGGCGCCTTGCCCCCGGGCTTCCCGCCGGTGCGCATCGACGGCGACCTGTACTGGGATGGGGGCCTGTATTCGAACACGCCGCTGGAGACCGTGCTGGCCGACCGCAGCAATGCCGATACCCTGTGCTTCATGGTGGACCTGTGGGCCGCGGAAGGCCCCGAGCCCACCACGCTGGAGGAGGTGCAGACGCGCCAGAAGGATGTCACCTTCGCCTCGCGCTCACGGCGCCATCTGGCCGATTACGTGGCCACGCGCGAGATGCAGCAGAAGCTGCGCGACCTGTATGCCGAACTGCCGGACCGGAACCGGAGCGCCCAGGCCGCGCGCGAGCTCGACGCCATGGGCTGCGGCAGCACCCTGCACGTGGTGCGCCTGCCTTACGCGGGCCACGACTGGCATATGCCCATGAAGGACATCAATTTCTCCAAGGGCTCCATCGAATGGCGCTGGGACCAGGGCTACCGCGATGCCACGCGCGCCATCGAGGCGGCGGGCTGGCTGGCCGCCGTCACCGAGGACACGCCGCTCGTGGTCCACGAGCTGCCGCCCCTGCAACAGCGGTCCGGGAAGGCCGCCTAG
- a CDS encoding DUF3309 domain-containing protein, translated as MGTILLIILVLVLIGALPTWPHSRNWGYAPSGIAGLIVIVLLIMLLTGRL; from the coding sequence ATGGGCACCATACTCTTGATTATTCTGGTACTCGTCCTCATCGGGGCGCTGCCAACCTGGCCCCACAGCCGAAACTGGGGCTATGCCCCGAGCGGCATTGCCGGCCTGATCGTGATCGTCCTGCTGATCATGCTGCTGACCGGCAGATTGTAG
- a CDS encoding BON domain-containing protein: MKIAQKIATAVFTAATVFAVVGCASSPSKEGTGEYIDDAVITTKVKASIFNEPTLKSTEINVETFKGTVQLSGFVAQPGDITKAGEIARGVKGVQAVKNDIRVK; encoded by the coding sequence ATGAAAATCGCGCAGAAAATCGCCACCGCAGTGTTTACCGCAGCCACCGTCTTCGCCGTCGTGGGCTGCGCCTCGAGCCCATCCAAGGAAGGCACCGGCGAGTACATCGACGACGCCGTGATCACCACCAAGGTCAAGGCCAGCATCTTCAACGAGCCGACCCTGAAGTCCACCGAAATCAATGTGGAAACCTTCAAGGGCACCGTGCAGCTGAGCGGCTTCGTGGCCCAGCCCGGCGACATCACCAAGGCCGGCGAGATTGCCCGCGGCGTGAAAGGCGTGCAGGCCGTGAAGAACGACATCCGCGTCAAGTAA